One part of the Helicobacter cetorum MIT 99-5656 genome encodes these proteins:
- a CDS encoding tetratricopeptide repeat protein: protein MNWNKILKIVFCMLFLGELSAEWTKRDNSSLGIGERAYKEGNYSKATSNFKRACSEGVSEGCVQLGVIYENGQGTRIDYKKALEYYRTACQADDRQGCFGVGSLYDEGLGVDQNYQKAIDAYAKACVLKHPKSCYSLGIIYDRKIRGNFAQAVTYYQKSCNFDVAKGCYVLGVAYERGSLEVKQSNHKAVIYYLKACRLNDGQACRALGSLFENGDAGLDEDFEVAFDYLQKACGLNNPDGCASLGSMYMLGRYVKKDSHKAFDYFRQACEMGSGVSCSRMGFMYAQGDTIKKDLRKAFDNYERGCDMGDEKGCFALASMYYTNMKDKENAIRVYDKGCKLGMQQACENVTKLRGY from the coding sequence ATGAATTGGAACAAGATTTTAAAGATAGTATTTTGCATGTTATTTTTAGGGGAGCTGAGTGCGGAATGGACAAAAAGAGACAATAGCTCTTTAGGTATAGGTGAGAGAGCCTATAAAGAAGGGAATTATTCTAAAGCTACTTCTAATTTCAAAAGAGCATGCAGTGAAGGTGTGAGTGAGGGTTGTGTGCAGCTAGGCGTGATTTATGAAAATGGTCAAGGCACTAGGATAGATTATAAGAAAGCCTTAGAATATTATAGAACCGCATGCCAGGCTGATGATAGGCAGGGGTGCTTTGGTGTGGGGTCGCTTTATGATGAGGGCTTAGGGGTAGATCAAAATTATCAAAAAGCTATTGACGCTTACGCTAAGGCATGTGTTTTAAAACACCCTAAGAGTTGCTATAGCTTGGGCATTATTTATGACAGAAAGATTAGGGGAAATTTCGCCCAAGCGGTTACCTACTATCAAAAAAGCTGTAATTTTGATGTTGCTAAGGGGTGCTATGTTTTGGGGGTTGCTTATGAAAGGGGTTCATTGGAAGTCAAGCAAAGCAACCATAAAGCGGTTATTTACTATCTGAAGGCTTGCAGGTTAAATGACGGACAGGCTTGTCGTGCTTTAGGAAGCTTGTTTGAAAATGGCGATGCAGGACTTGATGAAGATTTTGAAGTGGCGTTTGACTACTTGCAAAAAGCTTGTGGGTTGAATAACCCCGATGGCTGTGCGAGTTTAGGCTCTATGTATATGTTGGGTAGGTATGTGAAAAAAGACTCTCATAAAGCCTTTGACTATTTCAGACAAGCATGTGAAATGGGGAGCGGAGTCAGTTGCTCTAGAATGGGCTTTATGTATGCTCAAGGGGATACCATTAAAAAAGACTTGAGAAAGGCTTTTGATAATTACGAAAGGGGCTGTGATATGGGCGATGAGAAGGGCTGTTTTGCTCTAGCTAGCATGTATTACACTAACATGAAAGACAAAGAAAACGCTATAAGGGTTTATGATAAGGGTTGTAAATTAGGCATGCAACAGGCATGCGAGAATGTTACAAAGCTTAGGGGATATTAG
- a CDS encoding c-type cytochrome: protein MRFIIMLAIGLLSLEAKEADFISDLEYGLALYKNPRGISCVKCHGFKGEKQKITSYYEKDEEKVLYAPKINDLDFKTFKDALYLGKGMMPKYNLNLEEVQAIYLYITSMGRKKTSTAK, encoded by the coding sequence ATGCGTTTTATCATAATGTTAGCAATAGGTTTGTTAAGCCTAGAGGCTAAGGAAGCAGATTTTATCTCAGATTTAGAATATGGTTTGGCTCTTTATAAAAACCCTAGGGGTATCTCTTGTGTGAAATGTCATGGGTTTAAAGGAGAAAAACAAAAAATCACTTCCTATTATGAAAAAGATGAAGAAAAAGTCCTTTATGCCCCTAAAATCAATGATTTAGATTTTAAAACTTTCAAAGATGCTCTATATTTAGGCAAGGGCATGATGCCTAAATACAATCTTAATTTAGAAGAAGTGCAAGCGATTTATCTCTACATCACTTCTATGGGGCGTAAAAAAACTTCTACAGCTAAGTGA